Proteins encoded together in one Haloarcula rubripromontorii window:
- a CDS encoding DUF7350 domain-containing protein yields the protein MNRRQFLASAGLAGTTVLAGCGSLSSQSTRAPPLVENRPDATYRPTHAEGMGMAGMAQAGEYMVGLSYSFPHRFWTVTGTTAEKVDIRSEDSVHLMATVWDPETEMVLPVSAGLSITIERDGETVADKSPWPMISQNMGFHYGDNYALDGDGVYQLSVRVNGMNERRLGAFDGRFGEAGEATVEFDFAQSTRDQLSFEQFPETQGERAAVDLMNMDMVPTSQVPEVSALPGTVLGTDKGSDGVYAVTWLQDAAFLAEGESYLAVSARTPYNRVPMPMMSLDGTVEADGETVFDDALTAAVHPELGYHYGGIVETTAQEPSVGVDVIAPPQVSRHEGYETAFLTTPSFSFSGT from the coding sequence ATGAATCGACGACAGTTCCTCGCCAGTGCCGGCCTCGCCGGCACGACGGTCCTGGCGGGGTGTGGTTCGCTGAGTTCCCAGTCGACACGCGCCCCACCGCTGGTCGAGAACCGCCCCGATGCAACGTACCGCCCCACGCACGCCGAGGGAATGGGGATGGCCGGGATGGCACAGGCTGGGGAGTACATGGTCGGACTGAGCTACTCCTTCCCCCACCGCTTCTGGACGGTGACCGGGACGACGGCCGAAAAGGTCGACATCCGGAGCGAGGACAGCGTCCACCTGATGGCGACCGTCTGGGACCCCGAGACCGAGATGGTCCTCCCGGTGTCGGCCGGGCTCTCGATTACCATCGAGCGTGACGGCGAGACGGTTGCCGACAAATCCCCGTGGCCGATGATCTCCCAGAACATGGGCTTTCACTACGGCGACAACTACGCGCTCGATGGCGACGGCGTCTACCAGCTCTCGGTTCGCGTCAACGGCATGAATGAGCGGAGGCTCGGAGCCTTCGACGGTCGATTCGGCGAGGCCGGCGAGGCCACCGTTGAATTCGACTTCGCACAGAGTACCCGCGATCAACTCTCCTTCGAACAGTTCCCGGAGACGCAGGGCGAACGCGCGGCAGTCGACCTGATGAACATGGACATGGTGCCGACCTCACAGGTCCCTGAAGTGTCTGCGCTGCCCGGAACCGTGCTTGGGACAGACAAAGGAAGCGACGGCGTTTATGCCGTCACGTGGCTGCAGGACGCCGCATTCCTCGCCGAGGGGGAGTCGTATCTCGCCGTCTCCGCCCGGACGCCGTACAACCGCGTTCCCATGCCAATGATGTCTCTCGACGGAACCGTAGAGGCCGACGGCGAGACGGTGTTTGACGACGCGCTGACCGCCGCGGTTCACCCCGAACTCGGCTATCACTACGGAGGCATCGTCGAGACAACAGCGCAGGAGCCGTCTGTCGGTGTCGACGTCATCGCCCCGCCACAGGTGTCCCGTCACGAGGGATACGAGACGGCGTTCCTGACGACGCCGTCGTTCTCATTTTCGGGCACCTGA
- a CDS encoding beta-CASP ribonuclease aCPSF1, protein MSTVDKQLEDVKATIDEEVPRRISVSDVTYEGPELVIYTRDPKEFAANSDLVRRLASKLRKRITVRPDPDVLAPPAEAEEAIRDLIPEEAGVMDLNFHADTGEVVIQAQKPGVVIGRRGATLREITQEVGWTPEVVRTPPIESSTVENVRNFLKQEREDRRDILERVGRQIHREPMSDDEYVRITTLGCCREVGRAAFILSTPDTRILIDCGNKPGANGEQPYLDIPEAFGAGTNGIDAVVLTHAHLDHSALVPLLFEYGYDGPIYCTEPTRDLMGLLTLDYLDTAADDGRTPPYDSEMVREAIKHTIPLEYGDVTDIAPDIKLTLHNAGHILGSSVCHFHVGDGLYNVAFSGDIHYDDTRLFDGAVNDFPRVETLVLESTYGGRNDYQTDQEDSERKLKQIVQNAYDRDGTVLIPTFAAGRSQELMLVLEEAMRNGDIPEMPVHLDGMIWEATAVHTTYPEYLRDGLQDRIFDEDENPFLADQFNPIDGGDEERAEIADGDSAIILSTSGMLTGGPVMSWLEQLAPDPDSTLTFVGYQAQGTLGKRIQRGIDEVPVGRSGHSETVPMEMNVETVDGFSGHADRQGLENFVKTMNPRPEKILCVHGDESATQDLSSSLYHDQNIRTFAPENLETFRFR, encoded by the coding sequence ATGAGCACTGTAGACAAGCAACTCGAAGACGTGAAGGCAACGATCGACGAGGAAGTCCCGCGCCGGATCTCCGTCTCTGATGTCACGTACGAGGGACCGGAACTCGTTATATACACGCGGGACCCGAAGGAGTTTGCCGCGAACAGCGACCTCGTTCGCCGGCTCGCATCGAAACTCCGCAAACGCATCACTGTTCGTCCGGACCCGGACGTGCTGGCCCCGCCAGCCGAGGCCGAGGAGGCGATTCGGGACCTCATCCCCGAGGAAGCCGGCGTCATGGACCTGAATTTCCACGCTGACACCGGCGAAGTCGTCATTCAGGCACAGAAGCCCGGCGTCGTCATCGGTCGGCGCGGCGCGACCCTGCGTGAGATCACACAGGAGGTCGGGTGGACCCCCGAAGTCGTTCGTACGCCACCAATCGAGTCCTCGACAGTCGAGAACGTCCGGAACTTCCTCAAGCAAGAGCGCGAAGACCGTCGTGACATCCTCGAACGCGTCGGCCGGCAGATCCACCGCGAGCCGATGTCCGACGACGAGTACGTCCGCATCACGACGCTTGGCTGCTGTCGTGAGGTCGGCCGCGCCGCGTTCATCCTCTCGACGCCGGATACGCGAATCCTCATCGACTGCGGGAACAAGCCCGGCGCGAACGGCGAGCAGCCGTATCTGGACATCCCGGAGGCGTTCGGGGCCGGGACGAACGGTATCGACGCCGTCGTCCTGACCCACGCACATCTGGACCACTCCGCGCTGGTCCCCTTGCTGTTCGAGTACGGCTACGACGGCCCCATCTACTGTACCGAGCCGACGCGGGACCTGATGGGCCTGCTGACGCTCGATTACCTCGATACCGCCGCGGACGACGGCCGGACCCCGCCGTACGACTCCGAGATGGTCCGGGAGGCCATCAAACACACCATCCCGCTGGAGTACGGCGACGTGACCGATATTGCACCCGATATCAAACTGACGCTGCACAACGCCGGCCACATCCTCGGCTCGTCGGTGTGTCACTTCCACGTCGGCGACGGGCTGTACAACGTCGCTTTCTCCGGCGACATCCACTACGACGACACGCGGCTGTTCGACGGCGCTGTCAACGACTTCCCGCGGGTGGAGACGCTCGTGCTGGAGTCGACATACGGCGGCCGCAACGACTACCAGACCGACCAAGAGGACTCGGAGCGAAAGCTCAAGCAGATCGTCCAGAACGCCTACGACCGCGACGGGACGGTTCTCATTCCGACCTTCGCTGCGGGGCGGTCGCAGGAACTCATGCTCGTCCTCGAAGAGGCGATGCGGAACGGCGACATCCCCGAGATGCCGGTCCATCTCGACGGGATGATCTGGGAGGCGACAGCCGTTCACACGACCTACCCCGAGTATCTCCGCGACGGCCTGCAGGACCGCATCTTCGACGAAGACGAGAACCCGTTTCTGGCTGACCAGTTCAACCCGATCGACGGCGGCGACGAGGAACGGGCGGAAATCGCTGACGGCGACTCTGCCATCATCCTCTCGACGTCCGGGATGCTCACCGGCGGCCCGGTCATGTCCTGGCTCGAACAACTCGCCCCCGACCCGGACTCGACGCTTACCTTCGTCGGCTACCAGGCACAGGGGACGCTCGGTAAGCGAATCCAGCGCGGCATCGACGAGGTGCCCGTCGGCCGTAGCGGGCACAGCGAGACTGTCCCGATGGAGATGAACGTGGAAACGGTCGACGGCTTCTCCGGCCACGCCGACCGCCAGGGGCTAGAGAACTTCGTGAAGACGATGAACCCCCGGCCCGAGAAAATCCTCTGCGTCCACGGCGACGAATCCGCGACACAGGACCTCTCCTCGTCGCTGTACCACGACCAGAACATCCGGACCTTCGCGCCGGAGAACCTCGAAACGTTCCGCTTCCGCTGA